The Elaeis guineensis isolate ETL-2024a chromosome 14, EG11, whole genome shotgun sequence genomic sequence CTTGCACTTCCATCTTCACTCTTTGgaatccatgatgtatttcatgttTCCATGCTGCGAAAATATATTTCAGCTGAAAGTCGTGGTAGAATTGATGCCCCTACAGTTTCAACAAGATTTGTCTTATGATGAACAACCGGTGTGTATAGTTGACAAGAAAGAATAAATTTTGAGAAGACGTACCATACCATATATAAAGGTTCAATGGAATAATCATATCGAACGTGAAGCTACTTGGGAACTGGAGAGTGAAATGAGGGACAAATACCCGCATCTTTTtctaaatgaaggtatgttaaattttgagaACAAAATTTCATTAAGGGGAGGATGTAACACCTGGACCCGAACCCACTAACCAGGGCCCAAGTCCCTCGCATGTTACCGCTTAAGGCGGTGTGGGGGAAATAAGAATTGAGAGAAGGGAGGTGCATGTCTTATTAAtgcacacacactctctctcctcGTGTGCGGCCATGGCAAATGAAAAAATGGAGAGGGAGCAGAATGGGGGAACATGCGACATTTTGTCGTGTGACGTGGAGAAGGGACAGGCAAAGCCCGTAGCTTTTGCCACACATGATGCTGAGAGAGACAGATGCATTTTTCCGCACACCCAAGACTCCATACTCCCGTTTCTccattgctctctctctctctccatctcatgCTCTCCAGCGAATCTCTCTTGCTCCCTTGCCCCATTTCTCTCCCACCTCTCTCacatctctcttcttcctctctaagCTTGCCCTTGACGGGCTTCACTGTGCCATCTCGTGCTCCCATCTTATGACAAGACATAAGGTAAAGTTAGTAATCTTTTCCCCTATagaaaattagaaattgattagatcttTGATAGTTTTAGAAATTCTAGAATTATTTTGAATATTAGCATGCCGCTGAATAGACCCATGTGCATGTGTGATTTTGGATTTTAGGTTTCAAAGCAGCTGTGTGACTAGATTAAACTTATCTTGATTCTTGATAACTGCAAGGTAAGTGACTTAATGCTTCTTGgtgtatttttaaaataatttaataatcttTGCATCAGTCAAATTGAATGGTCAAGCATGCTGCAAATAAATTAGTTTGATATATGATTTATTATGACACTGACTTTAGAAAATATGGCTGGGCAACTCGCATAAATATTCTTTAAATATTTAGCATGGCTATGATCTGTTCTGATCCCGCCAACGGGGATTGTACGTTGATCCTGTCGACTTGGAATCCGAGAAACTAGTTTCGACACCGTATTATCAGTGAATAGAATAGTGGTTATTTGAGGGCCCTTATCTATTATCTGTTACCAGTACTAGTTATTTATTACTGACCCATGACACTGGGTTACATGGCCATAGCCCATTTTAGATCTAGTATTAGTTTGTGAAAAGTATGCTCTTAAAAAGAAAAGGATTTATTATAAGAATTGAATGCCGCCTGATCAATTATATGAATTTAGTTTTGTTATGAATCAATATGCTTTGACCCACCTTGAAGTATTCTGgcacttactgggctagtgtagctcattatttttttatcttttcttctatTGCAGATGCTGAAATGTGAATGCTTATGGAACTATGGGGGAGCGAGCTAGCTAGATGTAAAAACTAGATAGCATAGTTATCTTTATTAACTGGTTTTCCATGTAActctagatctgaaaattatcatCTGACTTTTGTTTAATATTATCTGGACATGTTTTGGtatgtaattatatgataatggatAAAAGGATGATGGTATGTAATTATATCAGCTCTCGAGGATTGAGAATAATCTAGTTAAAATTATTATGGAATAAATTGGATTTGTTATTCAGGAAGCCTTGCATGTCTGTGGGGTCCACCTTGCAGGCATGCGGCGCCGATTACACTCTATTTTGGGGCATGACATTTAGTCAAACGATCAGCAACCTTTTTAAGCTTACAAGAATCCAATCTAGTCTAGTAACAATATTCCTTTCTAATTAATGAATAACAGATGAATTAAAGATTTGATTTCTAAATCtggttttttaaataattttacacTTTATCTATATCTCTAAAAAATTGTAAGACTATTAGTAAGGTTAAGTGGAAAAATAAGTATATCTCCAAACTTCGAAGATTCATACGtattatcaaaatatgaatcaacaAGATCAGCCTTTGACTCCAATAACCCCAAATTTACAAGCAACAAGTACTGAGGTATCTAAATGTTACAAACAAGAGTTTTGAATAGGCAAACTTAATTATCATCTATTCATGTTGAGTCAAATGTCCAAACTATTCCATTAAAAatcagtgaaaaaaaaaaaaaaatcatgtcctACCTGATCAATTAGGATTGGAACTGAAATTTTGTTGCACTTTCTAATCAGGCAGGTGGCATCATATTGCTGCAAATGAtaaatttaaaactttttttagAAAGATTATATCAGCAAATCTACAGATAATCATATGAGAATCATATCATGGAAAGCTTACCTCCCAGTCTGATTTATTGCTGCCCAAATAGTTTGAGAAAGCCTTCTGACCCCAAGGGCAGTTCATGGGATTGGTAATTGGTGAAAAAGCAGATACTGACTGAAAATCATGAAGTATATAAGAACAATTCTTATTCAAAGATTCAGAAAGAACAATTTGTAACATACAGTAGCATTTTTTTAACAAGAAAATCAACTCAACAAGTACCTTGTACTTGCCAGGGTTTTTCAAGTAGATCGTCAACGCTCCATGGCCACCCATTGAATGCCCAGAAATGGATACCCGTGACATGTCGAGCTGCTCAAAATTTTCGCTTAAAACTTTTGGTAACTCCTTGACAACATAGTCATACATACGCCAATTTTTCCATTTCTGCTCAGTGGCATTTAGATAGAATCCAGCTCCTGGTCATGAAAAAAGGAAGTTACAATGACATAAACGGTCAAAAGACTTCGTTATCAAAAGGTTAAAATATGGCCCTCAaggaaatatgaaaaaatatgttaATCTAATTCTTCCCAGACTAAAGCAATAACAATTAAGCTTTGCCTGAAATGATCGCAAAAACCACAAAAGAACAAAGCTCATAGTTTTTATTTGAAACAACAAACAGTTGGACAACCAAAGAACCAGATATCTAAAGCTAGAATATAAGAGCACTATCAAATCTTCTATCCAATATCCACCTATTAAGATGGTTTCAAATATCACACACAATAAATACTTACCGAAAATAATATGACATTTTAACAGCATAAGTTCAGAATATTTGATGTTATAATTAATTAACCCAAAAACATTATGAAGCATCCCATAACTGCCCGTCAAAACACTGAAAGTTCGCTAACctttcctttatttttcttttcttctttttttttaactgAAATTCCTATAGAAGCTGACAAATTGGAAATTTGACAGGCCTGACCAAAGCCAGTTTTCAAACCTTGCACATGATTAAACAACAGGATTCACATAAAGCTTCTTTTAGGACAACCAATGTATTAAATCTTTTTACCATATGTGACCACATCTTTTTTGGTCCTTCACTTCATAGTAAAACAGATATTACTACGATCTGTATTTACTTAAAACTGACTGTATTTGCTCTTAACATGTGCCATATCATAATTTAAGATGTTCAAATcactatattaataaattaaacaGAATCAACAGGTTTGAATCATAATTTACAATACTAAATGATAAAAATGTTCCATGCATGTGCACTTTTGGGATTTTCAAAACAGTGAAAGATTAAATGAAAGAGACCCTAAATATGATAAATAGTCTGCAGCTCAAGGAAAGCATCATATGCTGTAAGGGAACAATTAATTTCAAACATGTTTATTTTGCACAGAAAATGCAACTTAGATAAACTTTatgaaactaaaaaaaaaaaatacaaccatATTAGAAGACTTCTAATGGAACTTATTTCACAATATTTTGGTTTGCACACATCATTATCACATGAACGTCAGCCTACAAAAGAATGAACGTCCATTGGCAAATTGAGTGATATGAAAGATCATACtaaaaattaaagatctaagatgTGCTATTGCTTCCACTCATACCTACACCAAAGTCCCAGCTGTCTGCCTCTCCTTCAATATTTAGCCCTCCTGCATGGAACAAAAGCATAAGATATAATCAGCAAGACACTGATTCAAAAAAACATTGCTAAATAGAACATTATGCAAAAAATACATGTTGACAACCAATAACTATGGAGTCAGGGAGGGAGGGGGGTGTACAGGGTAGGGAGGGAAGGGGGGATAAAGATTAAAAGAAAGAATCACAACTAATTATGATAAAAAGAATAAGATGTTAGCCAAAATTATGCATCAACTAAAAATTGCACGTGCTTCTAGCATGTAAGATGGTATTAGGCTTTCATTTGATACCTTCTGGCTTGTTAAGGAATTTATATGAAAAGAATGTCATAGACTATGAACATATAGTGTCAAGGATGTTTTATGCATTTTGCTTGAAAAGCAATTCATTTCCACTGAAATACAACTTTTCTGAATATAGGATCCTGATTTGTGAACAGAACAAATTTAGCTAAACTATTTTAGGGGAAATCTAAGATCTATACAAATCCATCATTCTTTCTATCAAGGATCAATGCATGTAAaagcaaaatcagatcaaatctgccCTTACTAAAACCAACATCTTTCAAAACATCTCGTTTCTTATTTTGAACTTTTTATCAAATTTGATACATACATGTTATGTAAAAATCATTTCATATATTAAATTTTCTAGACAgtaaaagaaaaaattcttgtaAATTAAGCATGCACTAGGACTTACACATAGTAATATCTATTTAACATgattcaaaaatctatttttgATCTTCAATTTTCAGATTTCCCAGCACGATAAATTGAAGGTGAAAAAATAGGGGTGCTTGCAAAAGAAACACTAGACCTCACTAATTTCGGTTTGCACTAACAAATTTAATATAGTTCACACATGCTTGGGTAGTTGAAGAAATTGATATCCTTTCACCCCCTTTCCCCCTCCAAACATGAAGGTTGTAATTTGCAATTTTTGCTTAAACGAATACAGCGATGAACCAATATGTAATTAATGTTTTCTCTCATTTTTTGTTTAGTGTAAGACTGTTGTGTAATATGAGGTTTAAAATTCTAATTTCACAACATACATGAATATGGCATAAACTTTCCTTTAATCAGTTTTCCATGGAAATTGTAATACACCACAAATCAGTCTCAAACGATCTTATTGAAATTTTTACAAATCAAATACTGATTCAATGGCACAAAGATGCAGCATGCCTTGTCACTTATATTTATTGGCCCAATGCCATCTAACAATCAGTACTGGTCAGCTACACAATAAAGGAATAATAAATATTGATTGCAGAAAATAAGCAAGAAATAGAAAATGCCATTACTTAATCTGGAGATGCCATGTGGTGTTTCCACCTTGCTATCGACTTACTTGGAGATGTATCTGGAGCAACTAAAGCAATACCATCACTGGAAGCTGCACGCTGGGCTCCAGatttagtgataaaattctcatctgTACATGTAAGGCCAGAGAGCCAAAAGATAACCTGCAAAGATATTTATGACATTAGTCAAATCCATCTTTAATGATTCTTTGGTTGAATAGCAGCTCAACTGGAAACAGTATTATAAGCAGCAAACTATGTTATGATATACGTACAATACAAGCTATACTTCGCGAAGTG encodes the following:
- the LOC105057679 gene encoding S-formylglutathione hydrolase, which codes for MEKPTEISSSKMFGGYNKRYKHFSPTLGCSMIFSIYFPLSPPSQKIPVIFWLSGLTCTDENFITKSGAQRAASSDGIALVAPDTSPRGLNIEGEADSWDFGVGAGFYLNATEQKWKNWRMYDYVVKELPKVLSENFEQLDMSRVSISGHSMGGHGALTIYLKNPGKYKSVSAFSPITNPMNCPWGQKAFSNYLGSNKSDWEQYDATCLIRKCNKISVPILIDQGEDDKFLHDQLLPRNFEEACKSVNAPLILRLQPGYDHSYYFIATFIDDHIHHHAQALK